From Segatella copri, the proteins below share one genomic window:
- a CDS encoding ORF6N domain-containing protein: protein MADNIEHQDKGELVANCDQLQNDEVVVTTPVESRIMSIRGKQIMIDRDLAELYGVETRVLNQAVKRNMERFPERFRFQLTKEEMNELVTNCDRFNSLKHSTVRSYAFTEQGVAMLSTVLRSETAIRVSIRIMDAFVAMRRFMVTNAEVFQRLSTMEYHQLEMQQHQQETDKRIDEVFRRLDEGNAKPKQGVFYNGQIYDAYTFVSDLIKSAKKRIVLIDNYVDETVLTLLDKRDNNVSTIIYTQQISRQFQLDIDRHNAQYAPIDVETFRLSHDRFLCIDDDVYHIGASIKDLGKKWFGFSKMEILTPDELVERINRG from the coding sequence ATGGCAGATAATATAGAACATCAAGATAAAGGAGAACTGGTCGCAAATTGCGACCAGTTACAAAATGATGAAGTCGTAGTTACCACTCCTGTAGAAAGTCGAATAATGTCTATTCGTGGAAAGCAGATTATGATAGACAGAGACTTGGCTGAACTTTATGGAGTGGAAACCAGGGTGTTAAATCAAGCTGTAAAACGTAATATGGAGAGATTTCCTGAACGTTTTCGTTTTCAACTGACTAAGGAAGAAATGAATGAACTGGTCACAAATTGTGATCGGTTCAATAGTTTGAAGCACTCAACAGTTCGTTCATATGCTTTCACGGAGCAAGGAGTGGCTATGCTCTCCACTGTTCTTAGAAGTGAAACCGCAATTCGTGTAAGCATACGAATTATGGATGCATTTGTTGCAATGAGACGTTTCATGGTGACAAATGCAGAAGTTTTCCAACGTCTTTCAACAATGGAGTACCATCAACTGGAAATGCAGCAACATCAGCAAGAAACAGACAAGCGCATAGACGAGGTGTTTCGCAGATTGGACGAGGGCAATGCAAAGCCGAAACAAGGTGTGTTCTACAATGGTCAAATTTATGATGCCTATACTTTCGTGTCCGACTTGATTAAGAGTGCGAAGAAACGTATTGTCCTTATCGACAACTATGTTGACGAGACTGTACTGACATTGCTCGATAAAAGAGATAATAACGTGTCTACAATCATCTATACTCAGCAGATAAGCCGTCAGTTCCAACTCGACATAGACCGTCATAATGCTCAATATGCACCGATTGATGTTGAAACATTCCGTTTATCACATGACCGCTTCCTTTGTATAGACGATGATGTATATCACATAGGTGCATCCATTAAGGACTTAGGCAAAAAGTGGTTTGGTTTCTCCAAGATGGAGATACTTACACCAGATGAATTGGTAGAACGAATCAATAGAGGATAA
- a CDS encoding helix-turn-helix transcriptional regulator produces the protein METRNNINPRPFQPVSPGCILKEELEARSLPISDFAHKIGLEEFELDKLLNGTLCLSPEIASSLERFLGIPASFWLSLQSAYEEDLDKSDNKGMVRTFLDKFTRNRVAF, from the coding sequence ATGGAAACAAGAAATAATATTAATCCGCGTCCTTTCCAGCCGGTTAGTCCTGGTTGTATTTTGAAGGAGGAATTGGAAGCTCGCAGCCTTCCAATTTCTGACTTTGCTCATAAAATAGGGCTTGAAGAGTTTGAATTAGATAAACTTTTGAATGGAACGTTATGTTTAAGTCCTGAGATAGCTTCTTCTTTAGAACGTTTTTTGGGCATTCCTGCTTCTTTTTGGCTTTCTTTGCAATCTGCTTATGAAGAAGATTTAGATAAGAGCGATAATAAAGGCATGGTTCGAACTTTTCTTGATAAGTTTACAAGAAATCGTGTAGCATTTTAA
- a CDS encoding DUF4840 domain-containing protein, producing MKKISMVIVAISAMISLSGCHEDPTYVDSYFQRQSVIEELSNELKGQYSSIFIPVIYNASQEQLDYKSLWKGEVTENGQPIIHYTFGGYENRTVTLQQIPISWISFVIKDTKLAEAVKLLPDYDISIPYSFASSDEETGEASKMGKIIYSDSKVPVTLNYGGKQHLVLFNFKCPSQFVFDADKRPISPGRIQLELKSIIVDNVIVQEIDGYSGEEYFLSIMGKTDPISK from the coding sequence ATGAAAAAGATATCAATGGTCATTGTGGCGATTTCAGCCATGATTAGTTTAAGCGGATGCCATGAGGATCCTACTTATGTGGATTCTTACTTCCAGCGTCAAAGTGTAATTGAGGAGCTGAGTAATGAGCTTAAAGGACAATACAGCAGTATATTCATTCCTGTAATCTATAATGCATCGCAAGAACAGTTGGATTATAAAAGTTTATGGAAGGGTGAGGTCACAGAAAATGGTCAACCTATCATCCACTACACTTTTGGAGGGTACGAAAACCGGACTGTCACCTTACAGCAAATCCCAATCAGCTGGATAAGTTTTGTTATAAAAGATACTAAATTGGCAGAAGCAGTCAAGTTGTTGCCAGATTATGATATTTCGATACCTTATTCTTTTGCAAGCTCTGACGAAGAAACAGGAGAAGCGAGCAAAATGGGGAAAATCATATATAGCGATAGCAAAGTACCTGTGACTCTGAACTATGGCGGAAAGCAGCATCTTGTGCTTTTCAACTTTAAATGTCCTTCGCAATTTGTTTTTGATGCAGACAAGCGTCCTATCTCTCCAGGAAGGATCCAACTGGAACTCAAATCTATTATTGTTGACAATGTAATTGTCCAAGAAATTGATGGCTATTCAGGAGAAGAGTACTTTCTTAGTATTATGGGCAAAACAGATCCAATCTCGAAATGA
- a CDS encoding clostripain-related cysteine peptidase — MSISKNKLLHIIFIFITLASLTIVISCSSEEEIVAPKEENEQTVIMFFPWSSNLLPYFQQNIKDFSKSIEERGSQNARVMVCLATTPNTADLMELKYDNGSCIVENIRTYDNQRFTSQEGISNILKAIKKYAPGKKYGLIIGCHGMGWLPVIHTKSNETQEIFHYNVNNGPMTRYFGGLTQEYQIETSVLAQAILESGITMEYILFDDCYMSSIEVAYDLKDVTKYLIASPTEVMAYGFPYHECGKYLIGNVDYEGVIQAFYEFYSQYTYPYGTAAVTNCQELEQLANIVKRINIENPNNNISANSIQVMDGYTPTIFFDFEDYINKICNDRVLLDEFSNQLRKTILFKCHTPQYYSAFKGILPINHYSGITTSDPSSNRLSNPKIYTRWYNATH, encoded by the coding sequence ATGAGCATAAGTAAAAATAAATTATTACATATAATATTCATATTTATCACGTTGGCCTCACTGACTATCGTGATTTCATGTTCGAGTGAAGAAGAAATTGTTGCTCCAAAGGAAGAAAATGAACAAACAGTCATAATGTTTTTCCCTTGGAGTTCAAATTTGTTACCTTATTTTCAACAAAACATAAAAGATTTTTCTAAAAGTATAGAAGAAAGAGGCTCACAAAATGCACGAGTCATGGTCTGTTTAGCTACAACGCCAAATACTGCGGATCTCATGGAATTAAAGTATGATAATGGAAGTTGTATCGTTGAGAATATTAGAACTTATGACAATCAAAGATTTACTTCGCAAGAGGGTATTTCTAATATATTGAAGGCTATAAAAAAATATGCGCCTGGAAAGAAATATGGATTAATTATCGGCTGCCATGGAATGGGATGGTTGCCAGTAATTCATACAAAATCCAATGAAACTCAAGAGATATTTCATTATAATGTAAATAATGGCCCAATGACAAGATATTTCGGTGGATTAACACAGGAATATCAAATAGAAACGTCTGTCTTGGCTCAAGCAATTTTAGAGTCCGGAATTACTATGGAATATATACTATTTGATGATTGCTATATGTCTTCAATCGAGGTTGCATATGATTTAAAAGATGTCACGAAATATTTAATAGCTAGTCCCACTGAAGTAATGGCATATGGATTCCCATATCATGAATGTGGGAAATATCTTATAGGAAATGTTGATTATGAGGGAGTTATACAAGCATTTTATGAGTTTTATAGTCAATATACATATCCATATGGTACAGCAGCCGTTACGAATTGTCAAGAATTAGAACAATTGGCAAATATTGTGAAAAGAATTAATATCGAAAATCCAAATAATAATATATCAGCAAATAGTATCCAGGTAATGGATGGATATACTCCGACTATTTTCTTTGATTTTGAAGACTATATTAATAAGATTTGTAATGATAGAGTGCTTCTTGATGAATTTTCAAATCAATTGAGGAAAACAATATTATTCAAATGTCATACTCCACAATACTATTCTGCTTTTAAAGGAATATTGCCCATTAATCATTATTCTGGTATTACTACTTCTGATCCTAGTAGTAATAGACTTTCAAATCCAAAAATATATACACGATGGTATAATGCCACCCATTAA